The following proteins are encoded in a genomic region of Dyadobacter sp. UC 10:
- the lpxK gene encoding tetraacyldisaccharide 4'-kinase: MKERPWLKAALSPFSWVYGLVTDVRNALYDQGLLHSRKASRIVISIGNLTVGGTGKTPVTEYLANKLNANSAVAILSRGYGRKTKGFLLADDLSTAETIGDEPLQFYQKFKKNAVPVVVSEDRAAGAAKLAELHPETQIILLDDAFQHRGIKRDMNILLNDFNRPFYEDLPFPAGRLRENRSGAKRADAVIVTKCPSDPDQSVRTLITGKVQRYTGKNVPVFFSKTEYAEPVSYDGMPVKLKNVKIAAGIADPRPFIRYIDARFNVLDKVLFPDHYNYKPADAEELIKYLKSDTFVLTTEKDMVKLKPLAEELGHAGRFAYIPVTVNFGSDTDRFAEWFGARIEALQNTAER; the protein is encoded by the coding sequence ATGAAAGAACGTCCGTGGTTAAAAGCAGCTTTGAGCCCATTCTCGTGGGTATACGGTCTTGTCACCGATGTGCGAAATGCGCTTTACGATCAAGGCTTGCTGCATTCCAGAAAAGCTTCTCGGATCGTCATTTCTATCGGCAACCTGACCGTGGGCGGCACTGGCAAAACGCCGGTGACCGAATACCTGGCAAATAAGCTGAATGCAAACTCGGCCGTAGCGATTTTAAGCCGGGGTTATGGGCGAAAGACCAAAGGATTTCTGCTCGCAGACGACCTTTCAACCGCAGAAACGATCGGCGATGAACCGCTGCAATTCTACCAGAAATTTAAGAAAAACGCAGTACCTGTTGTGGTAAGTGAAGACCGTGCTGCCGGCGCGGCAAAGCTGGCCGAGCTTCATCCCGAAACGCAGATCATCCTGCTCGATGATGCATTTCAGCACCGCGGCATCAAACGTGATATGAATATCCTGCTCAACGATTTCAACCGCCCGTTTTACGAAGACCTCCCCTTCCCTGCCGGCCGGTTACGCGAAAACCGCAGCGGCGCAAAAAGGGCAGATGCCGTTATCGTTACCAAGTGTCCGAGCGATCCCGACCAGTCTGTCAGAACACTGATCACAGGGAAGGTCCAGCGGTACACTGGAAAAAATGTTCCGGTATTCTTTTCAAAAACTGAATATGCGGAGCCGGTTTCCTACGACGGAATGCCTGTGAAGTTAAAGAATGTTAAAATAGCCGCCGGAATTGCAGATCCGCGCCCATTCATCCGATATATTGATGCCCGCTTCAACGTTTTAGATAAAGTACTTTTCCCGGACCATTATAATTACAAGCCGGCAGACGCAGAAGAACTGATTAAGTACTTAAAAAGCGATACTTTTGTGCTGACAACTGAAAAGGATATGGTCAAATTGAAGCCGCTGGCAGAGGAGTTGGGACATGCGGGCCGGTTTGCCTACATTCCTGTAACCGTCAATTTCGGCAGCGACACCGACCGCTTCGCAGAATGGTTTGGTGCACGCATTGAGGCACTTCAAAATACGGCAGAACGATAG